The following proteins are co-located in the Microvirga ossetica genome:
- a CDS encoding ABC transporter ATP-binding protein → MSPAIELIAINKSFGTVHANKDVSLSVERGTIHGIVGENGAGKSTLMSILYGFYEADSGEIRVNGKPITIRSPNDAIHAGIGMVHQHFMLVEPLSVVDNVMLGAEGGAMLRVGEAKARAELARLAKDYGLEIDADATVGDLSVGLQQRVEILKALYRGADILILDEPTAVLTPPEADALFELLRSLKEQGKTVILITHKLREIMAITDRVSVMRRGEMVATLETADTAPPELAELMVGRRVLLRVEKAEKIPGAPLLEIDNLSVVDARGVLRVANVSFAVRAGEIVGIAGVAGNGQSELLEAIAGMRQPMLGSLRLEGRTISSSEHNPHRMRQLGLLHVPEDRLRMGLVPAFPAFESAILGFSDEPQLGRGPILDHDRLIADLTKKMEQYDVRPVAPRLKSSKFSGGNQQKIVLAREIERHPKVLLVGQPTRGVDIGAIEFIHRRLISLRDAGVAILLVSVELDEIMNLSDRILTMCGGKITGERRASETNEQDLGLLMAGVTDEAA, encoded by the coding sequence ATGTCCCCAGCCATTGAACTCATTGCCATCAACAAGAGCTTCGGCACCGTTCACGCCAACAAGGATGTGTCCTTAAGCGTGGAGCGCGGGACGATCCACGGTATCGTCGGTGAGAACGGTGCGGGCAAATCGACCCTCATGTCGATCCTGTACGGCTTCTACGAGGCCGATTCCGGCGAGATCCGTGTCAACGGCAAGCCGATTACCATTCGCTCTCCGAACGATGCCATCCATGCCGGCATCGGCATGGTGCACCAGCACTTCATGCTCGTGGAGCCCTTAAGCGTCGTCGACAACGTGATGCTCGGCGCAGAAGGCGGCGCCATGCTGCGCGTCGGCGAAGCGAAGGCGCGCGCGGAGCTCGCGCGGCTGGCAAAGGATTACGGGCTCGAGATCGACGCGGATGCGACCGTCGGCGATCTCTCCGTCGGCCTGCAGCAGCGCGTCGAAATCCTGAAAGCGCTCTATCGCGGCGCGGATATCCTCATTCTCGACGAGCCCACCGCCGTGCTCACCCCGCCTGAGGCCGATGCGCTGTTCGAGCTGCTTCGCTCGCTCAAGGAGCAGGGCAAGACCGTCATTCTCATCACCCACAAGCTGCGCGAGATCATGGCGATCACGGATCGCGTCTCGGTCATGCGCCGCGGCGAGATGGTGGCGACCCTCGAGACGGCCGACACCGCGCCGCCGGAACTGGCGGAGCTGATGGTGGGACGGCGCGTGCTCCTGCGTGTCGAGAAGGCCGAGAAGATTCCCGGCGCGCCGCTGCTGGAGATCGACAACCTCTCCGTCGTCGATGCGCGCGGCGTGCTGCGGGTGGCCAATGTCTCCTTCGCGGTTCGTGCGGGCGAGATCGTCGGCATCGCTGGCGTTGCCGGCAACGGACAGAGCGAATTGCTGGAAGCCATCGCCGGCATGCGCCAGCCCATGCTCGGCTCGCTCCGCCTCGAGGGGCGGACCATTTCCTCCTCGGAGCACAACCCGCATCGCATGCGCCAGCTCGGCCTGCTTCATGTGCCGGAAGACCGGCTGCGCATGGGGCTTGTGCCGGCCTTCCCGGCCTTCGAGAGCGCGATCCTCGGCTTCAGCGACGAACCGCAGCTCGGCCGCGGGCCGATCCTCGACCATGACCGCCTGATCGCCGATCTTACGAAGAAGATGGAGCAGTACGATGTGCGCCCAGTGGCGCCGCGGCTGAAATCGTCGAAGTTTTCCGGCGGCAACCAGCAGAAGATCGTGCTCGCCCGCGAGATCGAGCGCCATCCCAAGGTGCTGCTCGTCGGCCAGCCCACGCGCGGCGTCGATATCGGCGCCATCGAGTTCATCCACCGCCGCCTGATCAGCTTACGCGATGCCGGCGTCGCGATCCTGCTCGTCTCGGTGGAGCTCGACGAGATCATGAATCTTTCCGACCGCATTCTCACCATGTGCGGCGGCAAGATCACCGGCGAGCGCAGGGCCTCCGAGACCAACGAGCAGGATCTCGGCCTGCTCATGGCCGGCGTCACCGACGAGGCAGCCTGA
- a CDS encoding purine-nucleoside phosphorylase, with protein sequence MTMQQMIQEAAEFVRSRGFDGRFDAAFVLGTGLGPLVDEVGDAVSLAYADIPHFPKSGVSGHAGKLVAGTLEGKRVLLFQGRAHYYETGDAGAMRLPVAFVQALGVPVFVATNAAGSVRADIRPGSLVAINDHLNLSGANPLLRDHTEGRFVSLTDAYDPDLRQVLQRAAKKSGIALPEGVYAWLSGPSFETPAEIRMVQTLGGDLVGMSTVPEVILARYYGLKVAAISVVTNLAAGIEGASPSHQETKDTAAEASEKFKTLIRSFVAELSHV encoded by the coding sequence ATGACGATGCAACAGATGATTCAGGAGGCTGCCGAGTTCGTGCGCAGCCGCGGCTTCGACGGCCGTTTCGATGCGGCCTTCGTGCTCGGCACGGGGCTTGGGCCCCTCGTCGACGAGGTGGGCGATGCGGTGAGCCTCGCCTATGCCGACATTCCGCATTTCCCGAAAAGCGGCGTCTCCGGCCATGCGGGCAAGCTTGTCGCCGGCACGCTCGAAGGCAAGCGCGTGCTGCTGTTCCAGGGCCGCGCGCATTACTACGAGACGGGCGATGCAGGCGCGATGCGCCTGCCCGTGGCCTTCGTGCAGGCGCTCGGCGTTCCGGTCTTCGTCGCCACCAATGCGGCAGGCTCCGTGCGCGCCGACATCCGTCCCGGCAGCCTCGTTGCGATCAACGATCACCTCAACCTGTCGGGCGCCAATCCGCTGCTGCGCGATCATACCGAAGGCCGGTTCGTTTCGCTCACCGATGCCTACGATCCGGATCTGCGCCAGGTGCTGCAGCGGGCGGCGAAGAAAAGCGGCATCGCATTGCCGGAAGGCGTCTATGCCTGGCTCTCGGGCCCGAGCTTCGAGACGCCGGCCGAGATCCGGATGGTGCAGACACTCGGCGGCGATCTCGTCGGCATGTCGACGGTGCCCGAGGTGATCCTCGCGCGCTATTACGGCCTGAAGGTCGCCGCGATTTCCGTCGTCACCAACCTTGCCGCCGGCATCGAGGGCGCGTCGCCCTCGCATCAGGAGACCAAGGACACGGCGGCGGAAGCCTCTGAAAAATTCAAGACTCTCATCCGGTCCTTCGTTGCGGAGCTGTCCCATGTCTGA
- the deoA gene encoding thymidine phosphorylase — protein MVRLPQEIIRHKRDGGTLDAEHIEHFIEGLTAGHVTEGQAASFAMAIFFQGLTVPERVALTRAMVNSGTVLTWDLPGPVLDKHSTGGVGDTVSLPLGPAVAACGGFVPMISGRGLGHTGGTLDKFDSIPGYVTQPDIETFRRVTREVGCAIIGQTSDLAPADKRLYAIRDVTATVESIDLITASILSKKLAAGLDGLVMDVKVGSGAFMDNADDARKLAESLVLVANGAGLPTAAVLTNMDEPLASAAGNAVEMAYAVDYLTGRRREKRFHEVTVELSAEMLLLGKLATTIEEARAKIEHAISSGKAAEVFQHMVAALGGPADFVANSEKYLPAAPVIRPVHAERSGIVQSIATRHVGVAVVALGGGRTRAQDPIDHAVGLTALASVGDTVDASRPLAIVHARSEKEAEAAARTVRESYRIGDAPAASAPSVLERIEAKA, from the coding sequence ATGGTCCGTCTTCCGCAGGAAATCATCCGCCACAAGCGCGACGGCGGCACGCTCGATGCCGAGCATATCGAGCACTTCATCGAGGGATTGACCGCAGGCCATGTCACGGAAGGTCAGGCGGCCTCCTTCGCCATGGCGATCTTCTTCCAGGGCCTCACCGTGCCGGAGCGCGTGGCGCTCACGCGCGCCATGGTGAATTCGGGCACGGTGCTCACATGGGACCTGCCCGGACCGGTGCTCGACAAGCATTCGACCGGCGGCGTCGGCGATACGGTAAGCCTCCCGCTCGGTCCCGCCGTCGCGGCCTGCGGCGGCTTCGTGCCGATGATCTCGGGACGCGGCCTCGGCCATACGGGCGGCACCCTCGACAAGTTCGATTCCATCCCGGGCTACGTCACGCAGCCGGACATCGAAACCTTTCGCCGCGTGACGCGGGAGGTCGGCTGCGCCATCATCGGGCAGACCTCCGATCTCGCTCCCGCCGACAAGCGCCTCTATGCCATCCGCGACGTGACGGCGACGGTGGAATCGATCGATCTCATCACCGCTTCCATCCTGTCGAAGAAGCTCGCCGCCGGCCTCGACGGCCTCGTGATGGACGTGAAGGTCGGTTCGGGCGCTTTCATGGACAACGCCGACGACGCGCGCAAGCTCGCCGAGAGCCTCGTGCTCGTCGCCAACGGCGCCGGCCTCCCGACGGCTGCGGTTCTCACCAACATGGATGAACCGCTCGCCTCCGCCGCCGGCAACGCGGTCGAGATGGCCTATGCCGTGGACTACCTCACAGGGCGCCGTCGCGAGAAGCGCTTCCACGAGGTGACGGTGGAACTTTCCGCCGAGATGCTGCTGCTCGGCAAGCTCGCCACCACCATCGAGGAGGCGCGGGCGAAGATCGAGCACGCGATTTCTTCTGGCAAGGCGGCGGAAGTTTTCCAGCATATGGTGGCAGCGCTCGGCGGTCCCGCCGATTTCGTCGCGAACTCTGAAAAATATCTGCCGGCGGCACCCGTGATCCGTCCGGTTCATGCGGAGCGTTCGGGCATCGTGCAGAGCATCGCCACGCGCCATGTCGGTGTTGCGGTCGTTGCGCTCGGCGGCGGCCGCACGCGTGCGCAGGATCCGATCGATCACGCCGTCGGCCTCACGGCTCTCGCCTCCGTCGGCGACACGGTCGATGCCTCGCGTCCGCTCGCCATCGTGCATGCGCGCAGCGAGAAGGAGGCGGAGGCGGCAGCGCGCACCGTGCGCGAATCCTATCGCATCGGCGATGCGCCGGCCGCATCCGCGCCGAGCGTTCTCGAACGGATCGAGGCCAAAGCATGA
- a CDS encoding ABC transporter permease, whose protein sequence is MSAPLDLPRWADTVLVPAVSVVAAFLVAGLVVLGIGENPLSATRYLIQGSLGTGEGLGFTLFYMTDFIFVGLAVAVAYHAGLFNIGGEGQATLAGLGVALVVNNLTFLPGFLLIPLGILGAAAFGAAWAAVPGYLQAKRGSHIVITTIMFNWLASVLIVYLLVNVLREPQSMNPETRAFPDQARIPFIHEVFGAIGIEIPASQLNLTLVLALAASYFVWLLIYRSRLGYAIRVVGSNPSAAVYAGISPARITIIAMLLSGALAGGLAVNELIGYQHRLLLEFTSGYGFVGIAVALMGRAHPVGIILASLLFGILYQGGAELAFEQPAITRDMVVVIGGIIILFAGALDGLFRRAVAHLFARQKLARA, encoded by the coding sequence GTGAGCGCGCCTCTCGACCTGCCCCGATGGGCCGATACGGTTCTCGTTCCCGCCGTCTCCGTGGTGGCGGCGTTTCTCGTCGCCGGCCTCGTGGTGCTCGGCATCGGCGAGAATCCGCTCTCTGCGACGCGCTACCTGATCCAGGGCAGCCTCGGCACCGGGGAGGGCCTCGGCTTCACCCTGTTCTACATGACGGATTTCATCTTCGTCGGCCTCGCCGTCGCGGTCGCCTATCACGCCGGGCTGTTCAATATCGGCGGCGAGGGTCAGGCGACGCTGGCGGGCCTCGGCGTCGCGCTCGTCGTCAACAATCTCACCTTCCTGCCGGGCTTCCTGCTCATCCCCCTCGGCATCCTAGGCGCTGCCGCCTTCGGCGCCGCCTGGGCCGCGGTGCCCGGCTATCTGCAGGCCAAGCGCGGCAGCCACATCGTGATCACCACGATCATGTTCAACTGGCTCGCCAGCGTGCTGATCGTCTACCTGCTCGTGAACGTGCTGCGCGAGCCGCAATCCATGAACCCGGAAACGCGAGCCTTCCCGGATCAGGCGCGGATCCCGTTCATCCACGAGGTCTTCGGCGCCATCGGCATCGAGATCCCGGCCTCGCAGCTCAACCTCACACTGGTGCTGGCGCTGGCGGCATCCTATTTCGTCTGGCTTCTCATCTACCGCTCGCGCCTCGGCTATGCGATCCGCGTCGTCGGGTCGAACCCGAGTGCGGCGGTCTATGCCGGCATCTCCCCGGCGCGCATCACCATCATCGCCATGCTGCTTTCCGGCGCGCTGGCAGGCGGCCTCGCGGTCAACGAGCTCATAGGCTACCAGCACCGCCTGCTGCTCGAATTCACCTCCGGCTACGGCTTCGTCGGCATCGCCGTGGCGCTCATGGGGCGCGCACATCCCGTGGGCATCATCCTGGCGTCGCTGCTCTTCGGTATTCTCTATCAGGGCGGCGCTGAGCTCGCCTTCGAGCAGCCGGCGATCACCCGCGACATGGTGGTGGTCATCGGCGGCATCATCATCCTGTTTGCCGGCGCGCTCGACGGGCTGTTCCGCCGCGCGGTGGCGCATCTCTTTGCGCGCCAGAAGCTGGCGAGGGCGTGA
- a CDS encoding C40 family peptidase, protein MSFDRRITPIRADLADERLRGQIEVERFTAGTLKRVVASFSPLHRHPSREAPVDTQAIFGESVTVYDEHEGWAWVQLNDDGYVGYLPSEALGEPGAEPTHRVRAIRTFIYPGPNLKLPYRDYLTLNARVTVTATEGDYARLATGGWVYAPHLAGLDAFEADYVSVAKRFLHTPYLWGGKTSLGVDCSGLAQTALMAAGIAAPRDSDMQERALGTSVDVTPALSGLRRGDLVFWKGHVGLMMDASNFIHATGHSMTVMIEPLAIAEERIRRTSYGPISAIKRLG, encoded by the coding sequence ATGAGCTTCGACCGCCGCATCACCCCCATTCGAGCCGATCTCGCCGACGAGCGCCTGCGCGGGCAGATCGAGGTCGAGCGGTTCACGGCCGGAACGCTGAAACGCGTCGTTGCCTCCTTCTCGCCCCTGCACCGCCATCCTTCCCGCGAAGCGCCGGTCGATACGCAGGCGATCTTCGGGGAAAGCGTGACCGTCTATGACGAGCACGAGGGCTGGGCCTGGGTGCAGCTCAACGACGACGGCTATGTCGGTTACCTGCCGAGCGAAGCCCTGGGCGAGCCAGGAGCGGAGCCGACGCACAGGGTGCGCGCGATCCGGACCTTCATCTATCCGGGCCCGAACCTGAAGCTGCCCTATCGGGATTACCTGACCCTGAACGCGAGGGTCACTGTCACGGCAACCGAAGGCGACTATGCCCGGCTCGCCACCGGCGGTTGGGTCTATGCCCCGCATCTGGCAGGCCTCGATGCGTTCGAGGCGGATTATGTGAGCGTCGCAAAGCGCTTCCTGCACACGCCCTATCTCTGGGGCGGCAAGACGAGCCTCGGCGTCGATTGCTCGGGGCTGGCGCAGACGGCGCTAATGGCCGCCGGCATCGCGGCGCCGCGCGACAGCGACATGCAGGAGCGCGCGCTGGGGACATCGGTCGACGTCACGCCGGCCTTGAGCGGCTTGCGACGCGGCGATCTCGTGTTCTGGAAGGGCCATGTCGGCCTGATGATGGACGCGTCAAACTTCATCCACGCCACCGGCCACAGCATGACCGTGATGATCGAGCCTCTGGCAATCGCCGAAGAGCGCATCCGCCGCACGAGCTACGGGCCGATCAGCGCGATCAAGCGGTTGGGATGA
- a CDS encoding cytidine deaminase → MPSLDTLFEAARAIQAKAYAPYSRFKVGAAIATTDGQVFTGCNVENAAYPVGACAEAGAISAMIAGGAGRIAQIVVMGDGEHLVTPCGGCRQRIREFASPDTPIHIAGPEGIRKSFTLDELLPFSFGPDNLTDR, encoded by the coding sequence ATGCCCTCGCTCGACACCTTGTTCGAGGCGGCCAGGGCGATCCAGGCCAAGGCCTATGCGCCTTATTCCCGCTTCAAGGTCGGCGCTGCGATCGCCACCACGGACGGCCAGGTCTTCACCGGCTGCAACGTGGAGAACGCCGCCTATCCCGTCGGCGCCTGCGCGGAGGCCGGCGCCATCTCGGCCATGATCGCGGGCGGCGCAGGCCGCATCGCGCAGATCGTGGTGATGGGCGATGGCGAGCATCTCGTCACGCCCTGCGGCGGCTGCCGCCAGCGCATCCGCGAATTCGCGTCACCCGACACGCCGATCCATATCGCCGGCCCCGAAGGCATCCGGAAGAGCTTCACCCTCGACGAGCTGCTGCCCTTCTCCTTCGGACCCGACAACCTGACGGACCGCTAG
- the deoC gene encoding deoxyribose-phosphate aldolase: MSDEQIAVRALRSLDLTDLNETCSDQAIDALCKKALDPRGPVAAVCVWPQFVKRAQANLKGSPVRIATVVNFPAGGEDVSRVTDDTQEALSDGANEIDLVLPYNALRRGDRAVAVEMVEAVRDLVDGDRLLKVILETGELQDPKLIDAASRIAIEAGADFIKTSTGKTPVSATPEAAEIMLDAIKASGRPVGLKPSGGIRTLADAKIYLDLADRIMGPGWATPKTFRIGASSVYDALIAAIEGRTGAAATGAY; this comes from the coding sequence ATGTCTGATGAGCAGATCGCCGTGCGCGCCCTGCGCAGTCTCGACCTCACCGATCTTAACGAAACCTGCTCCGATCAGGCCATCGACGCGTTGTGCAAGAAAGCGCTCGATCCGCGCGGGCCTGTGGCTGCCGTGTGCGTGTGGCCGCAATTCGTGAAGCGGGCGCAGGCGAACCTCAAAGGCTCGCCGGTGCGCATCGCGACGGTGGTGAACTTTCCCGCCGGCGGCGAGGATGTGAGCCGCGTCACGGACGATACGCAGGAAGCACTCTCCGATGGCGCCAACGAAATCGATCTCGTTTTGCCCTACAACGCTCTGCGTCGCGGCGATCGTGCGGTTGCCGTCGAGATGGTGGAAGCCGTGCGCGACCTCGTCGACGGGGATCGCCTGCTCAAGGTCATTCTGGAAACCGGCGAATTGCAGGATCCGAAGCTCATCGATGCGGCGAGCCGCATCGCCATCGAAGCGGGTGCCGATTTCATCAAGACCTCCACCGGCAAGACGCCGGTTTCCGCAACGCCGGAAGCGGCCGAGATCATGCTCGACGCCATCAAGGCGTCGGGCAGGCCCGTCGGTCTCAAGCCCTCCGGCGGCATTCGCACATTGGCCGATGCGAAGATCTATCTCGATCTCGCCGACCGCATCATGGGGCCGGGCTGGGCCACGCCGAAGACGTTCCGCATCGGCGCGAGCAGCGTCTACGACGCGCTGATCGCCGCCATCGAAGGCCGGACCGGCGCAGCCGCTACCGGGGCTTACTGA
- a CDS encoding magnesium transporter CorA family protein, protein MIRAFLYDADGHDQEVDLNAQCIAELNERSLLWIDVQGRERGEMEQLVGLFSLDRGSLRELLNPQEALYLDNYGEYFQFDVIGLADAAEGNGERALTKRHPEHLEFLVGPRWIVTVHEGELPFLQAFRDQNKGETLIGALSPPALAASLLDWHLTTYFEAVTELEALLDRLDEALLGGSGRRSLLAGVVATRRRVSELRHLLAVQRPVFYGLSRPDFAQVVESDAAAHYRSLERRYERAVDAVDHARELVNGSFDLFTTRTAEATNDLVRRLTFITMMLGVAGAVAGIFGMNFETPYTQTGVPGFWAVLGGLTVFIVAAIVIARRRAWI, encoded by the coding sequence TTGATCCGTGCCTTCCTCTACGATGCCGACGGCCATGACCAGGAGGTCGACCTCAACGCGCAATGCATCGCCGAGCTCAATGAACGAAGCCTGCTGTGGATCGACGTCCAGGGGCGCGAACGTGGGGAGATGGAGCAGCTTGTCGGCCTCTTCTCTCTCGACCGAGGCTCGCTGCGGGAGCTGCTGAACCCGCAGGAGGCGCTCTATCTCGACAATTACGGTGAGTACTTTCAGTTCGACGTCATCGGGCTTGCCGACGCAGCGGAAGGGAATGGCGAGCGGGCGCTCACCAAGCGGCACCCGGAGCATCTGGAATTTCTGGTCGGACCGCGGTGGATTGTCACCGTGCACGAGGGTGAGCTTCCGTTCCTGCAAGCCTTTCGCGACCAGAACAAGGGCGAAACCCTGATCGGAGCGCTCAGCCCGCCGGCGCTGGCGGCTTCGCTCCTCGACTGGCACCTGACCACTTACTTCGAGGCGGTAACGGAGCTTGAGGCGCTTCTCGATCGCCTCGACGAGGCGCTGCTGGGCGGCTCTGGTCGCAGAAGTCTTCTGGCCGGCGTGGTTGCCACGCGGCGGCGTGTCTCGGAGCTGCGGCATCTGCTCGCCGTGCAGCGACCCGTGTTCTACGGGCTCTCCCGTCCCGACTTTGCCCAGGTCGTCGAATCCGATGCGGCAGCTCATTACCGATCCCTCGAGCGACGTTACGAGCGGGCGGTCGATGCGGTTGACCATGCGCGTGAGCTGGTGAACGGCTCGTTCGATCTTTTTACGACCCGCACCGCGGAGGCCACGAACGACCTCGTCCGTCGCCTGACCTTCATCACCATGATGCTGGGCGTCGCGGGCGCCGTTGCGGGCATCTTCGGAATGAACTTCGAAACACCCTACACCCAGACGGGCGTTCCCGGGTTCTGGGCCGTGCTTGGAGGCCTGACCGTCTTCATCGTGGCGGCGATCGTCATCGCCCGGCGCAGGGCTTGGATCTGA
- a CDS encoding VOC family protein, whose protein sequence is MQPRLTLVTLGVADLAKSRAFYEAWGWKASSASQPGVAFFQANGLALGLFGRADLAKDAGVEDKPTGFAAITLAYNARSKEEADEVYALAVKAGARPVKPLQDVFWGGYSGYFADPDGHLWEVAWNPSFPLDEQGHMFLPDTQK, encoded by the coding sequence ATGCAGCCGCGATTGACCCTCGTCACGCTCGGCGTGGCCGACCTTGCGAAATCCCGTGCCTTCTACGAAGCCTGGGGCTGGAAGGCCTCCTCGGCCAGTCAGCCCGGTGTCGCGTTCTTCCAGGCGAATGGCCTCGCACTCGGTCTCTTCGGCCGTGCCGATCTTGCCAAGGATGCCGGCGTCGAGGACAAGCCCACGGGCTTTGCCGCCATCACGCTCGCCTACAATGCGCGCTCGAAAGAAGAGGCCGACGAGGTCTATGCGCTTGCGGTCAAAGCGGGCGCGCGTCCCGTCAAGCCGCTGCAGGATGTTTTCTGGGGCGGCTATTCGGGCTATTTCGCCGATCCCGACGGACATCTCTGGGAAGTCGCCTGGAATCCGTCTTTTCCCCTCGACGAACAGGGCCACATGTTCCTGCCGGATACCCAAAAGTGA
- a CDS encoding ABC transporter permease — protein sequence MDLGILVTIFDSALRLSIPLLAACLAGLWSERSGVVDIGLEGKMLVAAFAGAAGAYAFGSAWLGLLAGILASVAFGLVHGFASISQRGNQIVSGVAINMLAAGLTAIVGNAWYGQGGRTPPLEGDQRFEAVLFGHSALVYVVLLAVPVTWFVLGRTRFGLRLRAVGENPAAVDTAGISVAGLRYTAVIIAGVLCGLAGAYLSVGQAAGFLPNMTAGRGFIALAALIFAKWRAWPALGACFLFGLLDASANQLQGLSLPGIGEVPVQAIQALPYLMTVILLAGVIGKAIPPRAAGVPYVKER from the coding sequence ATGGATCTCGGCATTCTCGTCACGATCTTCGACTCGGCCCTGCGGCTCTCGATCCCGCTGCTCGCCGCCTGCCTTGCCGGTCTCTGGTCCGAGCGCTCCGGCGTGGTGGATATCGGGCTGGAGGGCAAGATGCTGGTGGCGGCCTTCGCCGGCGCCGCCGGCGCCTATGCCTTCGGCTCGGCCTGGCTCGGCCTTCTCGCCGGCATCCTGGCATCCGTCGCCTTCGGGCTCGTTCACGGCTTCGCCTCCATCAGCCAGCGCGGCAATCAGATCGTCTCGGGTGTGGCCATCAACATGCTGGCCGCGGGCCTGACCGCGATCGTCGGCAATGCCTGGTACGGGCAGGGCGGGCGCACGCCGCCGCTCGAGGGCGATCAGCGCTTCGAAGCCGTGCTCTTCGGACACTCGGCCCTGGTCTACGTGGTGCTGCTGGCCGTGCCGGTCACCTGGTTCGTCCTCGGCCGCACCCGCTTCGGGCTGCGCCTGCGTGCGGTCGGCGAGAACCCGGCCGCGGTCGACACCGCCGGCATTTCCGTGGCGGGCCTGCGCTACACCGCGGTCATCATCGCCGGCGTGCTGTGCGGGCTGGCCGGCGCCTATCTCTCGGTCGGCCAGGCGGCAGGCTTCCTGCCCAACATGACCGCGGGCCGCGGCTTCATCGCGCTCGCCGCCTTGATCTTCGCCAAGTGGCGAGCCTGGCCGGCGCTCGGCGCCTGCTTCCTCTTCGGCCTGCTCGATGCCAGCGCCAACCAGCTCCAGGGCCTCTCGCTGCCGGGAATCGGCGAGGTGCCGGTACAGGCGATCCAGGCGCTGCCCTATCTTATGACCGTGATCCTGCTCGCGGGCGTCATCGGCAAGGCGATCCCGCCGCGTGCCGCCGGCGTGCCCTATGTGAAGGAGCGTTGA
- a CDS encoding 2-hydroxyacid dehydrogenase, with amino-acid sequence MSLLVAVTWETQPWVERFRRHLPDRDIVVLGEDFDRSAIRYVATWGPKPGSLSGLPNLEALFSLGAGVDHLMSYPDLPDVPIVRVAQDDLTHRMSEYMVLHCLMHLRDQRRFDEDQKAKRWRPDRAPPIAGDVRIGIMGFGVLGQDSARKLKTMGFDVAGWSRTPKSVEGFEVYAGEEGLTPFLNRTDILIALMPLTPDTQGILNRSLFQKLARGGALGGPVLINAGRGKLQVEADILSCLDDGTLQAATLDVFETEPLPKGSPLWTHPRVTVTPHNSATSEPEATARYIAQQIRRYEAGEAFENAVDRKRGY; translated from the coding sequence ATGAGCCTTCTCGTTGCCGTCACCTGGGAGACGCAGCCCTGGGTCGAGCGCTTCCGGCGGCACCTGCCCGATCGCGACATCGTCGTGCTGGGCGAGGATTTCGACAGATCCGCCATCCGCTATGTGGCCACCTGGGGTCCGAAGCCGGGAAGCCTCTCCGGCCTGCCCAATCTCGAAGCGCTCTTCTCGCTCGGCGCCGGCGTCGATCATCTGATGAGCTATCCCGATCTGCCGGATGTGCCGATCGTGCGCGTGGCGCAGGACGATCTCACCCATCGCATGAGCGAGTACATGGTGCTGCACTGCCTCATGCACCTGCGCGATCAGCGCCGCTTCGACGAGGATCAGAAGGCGAAGCGCTGGCGACCCGACCGTGCGCCGCCCATCGCAGGCGATGTGCGCATCGGCATCATGGGCTTCGGCGTGCTGGGTCAGGATTCCGCCCGCAAGCTGAAAACGATGGGCTTCGACGTCGCCGGCTGGAGCCGCACGCCGAAATCCGTCGAAGGATTCGAGGTCTATGCGGGGGAGGAAGGCCTGACGCCGTTCCTCAACCGCACCGACATCCTCATCGCTCTCATGCCGCTCACGCCGGACACGCAAGGAATCCTCAACCGCTCCCTGTTCCAGAAACTCGCGCGGGGCGGCGCGCTCGGCGGGCCGGTCCTGATCAATGCGGGACGCGGCAAGCTGCAGGTGGAGGCGGACATCCTCTCCTGCCTCGACGACGGCACCTTGCAGGCAGCCACCCTCGACGTGTTCGAGACCGAGCCGCTGCCGAAAGGCTCGCCGCTCTGGACCCACCCGCGCGTCACGGTCACTCCGCACAATTCGGCGACGAGCGAGCCGGAAGCGACGGCCCGCTACATCGCGCAGCAGATCCGCCGGTATGAGGCGGGGGAGGCGTTCGAGAATGCGGTCGACCGGAAGCGGGGGTATTGA